The following nucleotide sequence is from Chiroxiphia lanceolata isolate bChiLan1 chromosome 29, bChiLan1.pri, whole genome shotgun sequence.
AGGGGTTCCCACCATGCCTGGGCTCGTTCCTGGTGCCATTCACATTCCAGATCCCAATCCCATGGTGTTTGGGGGTTCCTGCACCCCAAACCTGAGCCAGGGGTTCCCGACCTCATTCCCAATGTCATTCCCAATGCCATTCCCATTCCAGATCCCAATCCCAAGGTGTCAGGGGGTCCCTGCCCCCCAGACCTGAGCCAGGGGTTCCCGCCATGCCCGGGCTCATTCCCAGTGTCATTCCCATTCCAGATCCCAATCCCAGAGTGTCAGGGGGTCCCTGCTCCCCAAACCTGAGCCGGGGGTTCCCACCATGCCCTGGCTCATTCCCAGTGCCATTCCCAACGCCATTCCCAATCCCTCCCCAGGGCTACACGCTGGTGGAGTACGAGACGTACAAGGAGGCGCAGGCGGCCATGGAGGGGCTGAACGGGCAGGAGCTCATGGGGCAGCCGGTCAGCGTCGACTGGTGCTTCGTCAGGGGCCCCCCCAAGGGCAAGCGGAGGTGAGGGATGGGAATTCCGGGAGCTGGGAGCGGGAGGGACCTCCGGGAGCATCGGAACCCCCCGCTGTGGGGAACGGGGGCCACTCCGTGTGCCGTcacagggagggactggggtTAAAATAGGGATAAAATGTGGGATAAAATAGGGTTAAAATGTGCCAAAAtgctttctctcccctttcccttatccccttttccctcattttcttttcctctttgccttttccctttcctcccacctattccctgttttccaggggTGGGCGCCGGAGGAGCCGCAGTCCGGACCGGCGCCGCCGATGATGGATCCAGGATTCCACCTGTCCGTGTTCCGAGTCCAAACTGGGCGAAACTGGGAAAACTGGGGGGGGTTTGGACACAGGTCTGAGGAGCCAAACCGGCTCCATCCCTTGGGAAATCGGGGTTTTGCggaattttattgttttgaaagGACAAACATGAGGGGAGCAGCAGCGGCCCCTGAGGGTTGGGGGTGTTTCCCTCGGGTCTGGGAGggatccctcccagccccccatcccagcacatcccaggagTTTTTTCCCTACCCCAGGCAAACGCTCCCTTGATCTCCCGTGGGATTTATCCCACTGGGAAACccttattttctgttaaataacaGTTTTTGTTAAATTTGGCTTCTTGTTCTTTGTCCTTCATTAAACCACCCCAGCCCCTTTCCCTAAAATCCCTCCCCGTCCCAGCTGCTGGATCCCCTGGGgatccctcccagcctggcaggagaAGGGCTTGGGCCttggaaaagcctttttttcccccaccttaAAACTTGGCATTGGGAAGCGACAGCTTTGGGGGCAACCCAGGGGACTTCCCATGTCCAGCTGTTCCCCTCTCCAGATGTGCcagtccccaaaccccccagatGTGCCCCGCCTCCACACTCGGAGCCGCTGAGCTGCACGGGGGCCTTTATTGAAGGACACCACCCCCCAAAAACGGGGAGGGCCGGGGGGGGTGGGAGCTGTGTAGACCCCCAGCCGTGGGTTTAAGGGGAAAAGCTGCcgggaggatgaggagggagcaggaggaagatgCAGGGAAAAGCCACCGACTCCCGAGGGAACTGGGGGGGTCGTGCCGAGTTTGTGCCGACAGCGATGGAGCCCTGGGTGGGTTCAGAGCAACGGGGGCCCGGGGGGGGTCCCAGAGGACGCTgaggggggtccccgggggtcTCTAAGAGCCGGGCTCGGGGCCCAGGGCGCTGTGGAAGGCGACGAGCTCCGGCTGCATGGAATGGCGGCGGCGCAGCAGGGcccgggggggcccggggggcagcgggggcagCAGCCCGGCCCTGCCCGACCCGGGGGCTCAGGGACAACGTCCGGAGCCGCGGCGCTCCAACAGCCCGCCCTGCGTCGGAGTGGCCCTGGTGGCCGCCTTCGGGGTCGAGGGGGTCCCGGCACAGGGGTTTGCCCCGCGGAGGGTCGGGGGCCGGGGGCCGACGTGccgggggggcacggggggcacccGCTCGGCCCAGGCGGGCCCCGGCACCCCGAGGCCTCGCGCCCCTCCATGCTGTGCCGGCGTGGgcgcagccccagcccctccaacCCCCCGCCGGCCGCTCCGGGGGGGCCCACGTCCCTTCCAGGGCTCCTCGTGGCCCCTCTGGGGAACCCCATGACCCTTCCGAAGGGCCCCGTGTCCCCTCCAAGGACCCCCACGTCCCTTCCAGGCTTCCCCGTGTCGTCCCCTCCGCCCCCGGCACCGCCAGCCCCCAGGGCTCCGAATTGAGCCTCTTCAGCTGCCTCTTGGGCCCGGCCCGCGACGGCTCCGGAGCGGCGGCCGGAGCCGCCGGCGGGAAGCGGAACACATCCCGCTCCTCATCCCTCCCGCCCGCGCCCGGCGACGCCGCCGACGCCGCCCGCACACCTGGGAGGGGGAGGCGCAGAGCGCGGGCGACGGCGGCGAGTTCAGGTACTGGCGGGTGGTCTTGGTGCCGCGGGGCGACGTGGCCGAGGTGATGATGATGACGTCGCGGCCGCGCTCCCGGCACGcgtccagcagcacctgcagcgTCTCCCGGTCCCCGCGCTCCAGCGCGTAAACCAGCGCCGAGCCGCCGGCGTAGTCCCGGGCGCTGGGGTCGGCGCCGTGGGCCAGCAGGACGGCGGCCACGGCCGGGCCGGCGCGCTCGGCACAGGCGTGCATCAGCGCCGTCTTCCCGGCCTTGTCGGGAATGTTGGGATCGGCGCCGTTTTCCAGAAGGTACCGCACCATGCGCGGCTGCTCCGCGGGTCGGCGTAGCCGGCGCGGCACGCGGCCATCAGCGGCGTCGTGCCCGCGGCGTTGCCCTCGTTGATGTAGGCTCCCCCTTCCAAGCAGCCGGGTCAGGCGGAATTTCCCTTGGGATACGGCGCGCAGCAGCGCCGAGCCCTCCGCCGGGATCATGGCGAGCCCCGGTGCCAGCGCGGCGCCGGGGGGGCGGCGCACGGGGCTGGGCATGGCCGGGCTCAcgggccggggcgcggggacGGGGGTGGCCCGCTCACTGCAAGGGGAGATGGTGCGGGGTGAGaccccccccaggccccccgGGATGAGCACGGGGTGAGACCCCCACCTCTGAACCCCTCGGGGTGGGCACAAGGTGAGACCCCGGAGCCCCTCAGGAAGAGCACGGAGTGAGAcacaccccccccaaatcccccgTGATAACCACGGGGGAGACCCCCTCCAAATCCCTGAAATGGGCACAAGGTGAGACCCCTCCTGAACCCCTCAGGGTGGGCAAAAGGTGAGACCCTGCAGCCCTTGGGATGGGCACACAATGAAACCCCGGAGCCCCCTGGGAAGGGCACAAGGTGAGACCCTGAAGCCCCCTGGATGGGCACACGGTgagacctcagagccccctgctccctgcctcagtttctccagcAAGGGAATATTCCCGCGGTGCTGAGCCCCCTGGTTTGTGTCCCCCTTCCACGTCCCCCCTGCCTGTACCCCCAACCCTTGCCTGCacccccaacccctccctgcCACCAGCCTTTCACCCCATATCCCTTCCTGCACCCCTCTTCGTTTcatcctcctgcctgtgccccccCTGCATTCCTGCCCCTATCTCCATTCTGCCCCTACCCCCATCCTGCCGGTACCCCCGTCCCTGCCTGTACCCCCATCCATGCCGgtaccccatccctgccctcgCGGTTCCCATGGCGACGGCGGCTCATCCCGCTCCTCCACTCCGTCCAGCCGGGAAAATGGGGGAGAATCCACCgccctcccagtcccctcagCAAGACACCCCCGAGCCCGGGCCTGGGGCCTGCCCCGTTCCCCCCGGGCAGGGGGGAAACCCCACAGCGGAGccctccatccttcccttctcccccctccatccccccgTTACCGTGGCAACCGGAGCGTGGGGTCCCTCCGCTCCGGGTCCCGGTCCCCgcagccctggggatgggaGTGTCGGGGACAGCGGCCCGTGGCCGCCATCCCGGCCCGCCGCCGGTGCGGGGGGGCCGGGAGGTGATGTGGAGGGTCCCCCCCCTCCCGCAGCGCTATTTTTGGCAGCTGCCGGCGCGGGGGGGGCTGGAGCGGCATGAATCACCCACGGCGCAGTCAGCGCCCGGCGCCCGGCCCTGCGTGGGGACGAGGAGGGCCtcgggggctgggggggcacaagAGCCTGGCGGGGGGCCCGTGGGCTGGGGCCGTGGGGTGCGGGGCTGGGGACCATGAAGCATCGGGGATCTGGGGAGTCGTgggcagcggggctgggggcacagcacagtggggctgggggcacatCACAGTGGGACTGGGGCCGTAGGGCAGCGGGACTGGGGGTCCCAaacagtggggctggggggcagagCACAGTGGAACTGGGGCCGTGCGGGGCTGGGGACCAGCGAGGCCCCAGTACCgggggggctgagctgccccagggcagaggggctggggggatcCGGGGGTGGGGGCCCAGGGGCCCCTTCGCCCCCTTTTCCCCCCGCCCCGTCCATCCATCGCGCCCGTCCGGCCGCCCCCTCCCCATTCATCCACCGGCACCGCCCCTCGGCCCCTGGGGATCACCCGCCAATCAGCGCAGGTTAGAGGCCAAACCCCGCCCCTTCCGTGCGGGGCGGAGCCGAGGAAACCCCGGACACACGTGGAGCGACTGCGCGTGCGCGGGGTGAGAacgggaccgggaccgggaccgggacggggatggggatggggatggacagtGGGGGGACACCGGGACTGGGACCCGGAATagggatggggagtggggggaCACCGGACTGGGACCGGGAATGAGGATAGGGAGTGGGTGGGACACCGAGACTGGGACCGGGAATGAGGATAGGGGTGGGCGGACACCGAGACCGGGAATGGGGACGGACAGTGGGGCGACACCGGACTGGGACCGGGAATAGCGATAGGGGTGGGGGGATACCGGAATGGGGATATGGGGTGAGGGGACAGCGGGaccggggggcaccgggagggACCAGGAATGGGGATACGGGAgggggggacaccgggaccGAGGGACCACGACGGGGAGAATCGGGACCAGGGCGGGCACCGGGACCGGAGGAGTGACCGTGACAGGACCGAGGGGAGAAGCGGGCTGGGGAGCGGGACAGGACGGGGACGGGGAGCGGGACCGGGGGGGACACCGGGAGTGGAGGCCGGGCCGGGGGTGTCACCGtgtccccctttccccccagcGCCGCCCCGGGCCCAGGATGGCGGGCCGGGgtcggggccggggccgggggcagaTGACGTTCAACGTGGAGGCCGTGGGGATCGGGAAGGGGACGCGCTGCCCCCGCCCACGCTGCAGCCCTCCCCGCTCTTCCCGGTGAGTCTGAGCACTGGCACACTCATCacaccttcccctccctcctccccccttcaATCCAGGCCTGGAGCACCAGAGGGGTCCATGGGGGCTGAGCACTGGCACACTCATCACACccatgacacacacacacacactccttcTCCAATCCAAGCCCCGGGTTTATGAGAGGCTTAAGCACTGACACACTCATCACACTCGtgccccccccctccttccccaatCCAGGCCCTGGAGAACTGGGGGGGGGACCATGGAGGGGCTGAGCACTGACACTCATCACACCCATGCCCCCCCGCcctggagcactgggggggGAAACTGAGCACTGACACATTCATCACACCCCTGCCCCTCCTTTCCCTAATCCAGGCCCTAGAGCACCAGAGGGGTCCACGGGGCGACTGAGCACTGACACACTcatcacccccccccccaggccctGGAGCACCaggggggatttttgggggcaGCTGAGCACTGACACACTCATCACACCCGTGCCCCCCTCAGGCCCTGGagcaccaggggagatttatGGGGGGGCTGAGCACTGACACACTCATCACACCCATGCCCACCCCCCAGGCCCTGGAGCACCAGGGAGGATTTTTGGGGGGCTGCTGAGCACTGACACACTCATCACCCCCATGCCCCCCCCAGGCCCTGGAGCACCGTGCTGCACCCCTGCCAGGGGGGGAGGGGGCGAGTACATGCTGGCACTGAAGCAGGAGCTGCGCAGGGCCATGAGGGGCCTCCCCTACTTCGTCAAACCGGGGCTCCCCGCAGAGGTACCGGGAATGGGGGGGTGTGGGATGTGGATACTGAGCCTCCTGTACCCCCCCCCccatgaggaggaggaggggcaggaattGGGGGGCAGAGAGGGCCCTGTCCCATTGtcatccagccccagcccacacccatccagcccccagccccacacaccccacCACGTTGGGCTCCGCCCACCCCATCTGCGCTGTCCCAGGGGGTCCCAGAggggtccccagggctggatgtCCTGTCCCCCCCCCAGAGTGACCCCCTCTGTTGCCCCCCCAGACATCGAGCGCTACTCGGACAAGtaccagctctccagccccgTGGACAGCGCCATCGACTGGAACCCAGGTGGGAGGACACGGGGGGACCCGGGGAGGGGgtcacagggacatggggggctCGAGGAGGGGGGGCTgacccccaccccaccccaacTTTGCCCCCAGACTGGCGGCGGCTCCCGCGGGAGCTGAAGATCCGGGTGCGGCGGGTGCGGAAAGGCAGTGAGTgaccccccctcctcccctcccagtgccccctgtgccctccccaggGGGTGAcagtcccctgtgcccccccgaGGGAGGTGAcagtcccctgtgcccccccggGGGGTGAcagtccctgtgcccccccagggaCCACCCCCTCGTCCCCAAGCAGCGTGTCACACCCGACAAGGAGGAGACCATTAAGAAGCTGGAGGTAGCGAGGTGGGGGGGACAGGACACCCCCTGGCTGGATTttgggggatgggggggtgTGTGTCCCCCACCATGAACCCCTCTGGCCCCCtcagagcctggagaagaaggaggaggaggtgacgtcggaggaggaagaggagaaggaggaggaagaagagggcaaggaggaggaggaggaagagtaCGATGAGGAGGAGCACGAagaggtgaggggggggggggagtgatGGGGGCACCCCGGGGGtgttgggggggtggggaaaCCCTCAGGTGCCACCGTGTCCCCCCCCAGGAGACCGACTACGTCCTGTCCTACTTCGACAACGGGGAGAGCTTCGGGCCCGACAGCGACGACAACGGGACGAGGCCGTGTACTGACCCCGGGGACCCCCCGAGAGcggggacccccccagcccctgggacaCCGGGGACCCCTGTCACCCCTCCTTGGGACACTGGGGTCCCTGACACCCCCACTTTGGGATACGGGGGTCCCCTGTCACCAGCCCCCAAGGCCACTGGGGTCTCCTTTCACCCCTGCACTGGGACATCGGGGTCCTCTGTCCCGCCCCCCTTCAAATCCGGGGTCCCCGTCACCCCCCCAGGACACCAGTGACCCCCATCACCCCCGCCGGGACATTGGGGTCCCCCATCGCCCCCGCCGGGACATTGGGGTCCCCTGTCACCCGCCTTGGGGACACCCTGTCACTCCCCCGTCCCACCACCAGGTGGCACCG
It contains:
- the LOC116799616 gene encoding LOW QUALITY PROTEIN: ankyrin repeat domain-containing protein 34A-like (The sequence of the model RefSeq protein was modified relative to this genomic sequence to represent the inferred CDS: inserted 8 bases in 7 codons; deleted 2 bases in 1 codon; substituted 1 base at 1 genomic stop codon); the encoded protein is MVPSPAPHGPSPRAPRQALVPPQPPRPSSSPRRAGRRALTAPWVIHAAPAPPAPAAAKNSAAGGGGPSTSPPGPPAPAAGRDGGHGPLSPTLPSPGLRGPGPGAEGPHAPVATRATPVPAPRPVSPAMPSPVRRPPGAALAPGLAMIPAEGSALLRAVSQGKFRLTRLXLEGGAYINEGNAAGTTPLMAACRAGYADPXEQPRMVRYLLENGADPNIPDKAGKTALMHACAERAGPAVAAVLLAHGADPSARDYAGGSALVYALERGDRETLQVLLDACRERGRDVIIITSATSPRGTKTTRQYLNSPPSPALCASPSQVRAASAASPGAGGRDEERDVFRFPPAAPAAAPEPSRAGPKRQLKRLNSEPWGLAVPGAEGTTRGSLEGTWGSLEGTRGPSEGSWGSPEGPRGALEGTWAPPERPAXGLEGLGLRPRRHSMEGREASGXPGPAWAERVPPVPXPARRPPAPDPPRGKPLCRDPLDPEXRPPGPLRRXGGLLERRGSGRCPXAPGSGRAGLLPPLPPGPPRALLRRRHSMQPELVAFHSALGPEPGS
- the LOC116799871 gene encoding LOW QUALITY PROTEIN: DNA-directed RNA polymerase III subunit RPC7-like (The sequence of the model RefSeq protein was modified relative to this genomic sequence to represent the inferred CDS: inserted 3 bases in 3 codons) is translated as MAGRGRGRGRGQMTFNVEAVGIGXGDALPPPTLQPSPLFPALEHRAAPLPGGEXGEYMLALKQELRRAMRGLPYFVKPGLPAERDIERYSDKYQLSSPVDSAIDWNPDWRRLPRELKIRVRRVRKGSEDHPLVPKQRVTPDKEETIKKLESLEKKEEEVTSEEEEEKEEEEEGKEEEEEEYDEEEHEEETDYVLSYFDNGESFGPDSDDNXDEAVY